From Daucus carota subsp. sativus chromosome 6, DH1 v3.0, whole genome shotgun sequence, the proteins below share one genomic window:
- the LOC108203553 gene encoding protein FAR1-RELATED SEQUENCE 5-like, translated as MITLDLAKISDNQGSCSGESSNVCASHAVCSIESDKSVTNCTVSPGGMRYFMPSIVAGSDVPFRNQAFDSLDKAYKFYKEYGRLGGFDVRKTTKKRDADGTIILKHFVCSKEGFNDGSHCEENRQRRTVSRRCGCKAKVVMKIMSQNRYYVFNFVELHNHPLASESGRQFLRASREMTVSLRNIVFDAAKINIGCSKTFSLVKEMTGGYSNVGATLRDFRNFDRDLKEFETSKSFYFAYELDGDGHLTMLFWADPTSRRNFEIYGDAVSFDATFDTNKYNMIFAPFTGVDKHDRCVTFAACLLSKEDVAHYNWAFKQFVKAMGRNLVIFITDQCPAMKLGNRLCKETDFMEKMKTYIWSSNLEIDEFESGWKAFHKQGDTLCEFWIRFESAMHRERNKTERLDHESNSSKPNMLSRWFIEDDATDLLTRSIFYKVQEEILASCLDMQIKKMSEEVDGVTQFEIKDVKVKDKLFKVSVSRSHALCSCKQFVMCGIVCRHAFCGLKQIGVTKFPRSLVLNRWMKVAECGTSLESNVVYSDYFKMEQVSLKLTNLWFDFRQILNKAGIEMDKLDYVHKIIKQIGSDFEKYDGDAVDFTKKDHMAAW; from the exons ATGATTACATTGGACTTGGCTAAAATCAGTGATAATCaag GTTCTTGTTCTGGTGAATCGTCTAATGTTTGTGCTAGTCATGCTGTTTGTTCAATAGAAAGTGACAAATCAGTCACTAATTGCACTGTCTCTCCTGGTGGTATGAGGTATTTTATGCCTAGTATAGTTGCTGGAAGTGATGTACCGTTTCGAAATCAGGCTTTTGATAGCTTAGATAAGGCTTACAAGTTTTACAAAGAGTATGGGAGGCTAGGTGGTTTTGATGTACGAAAAACAACGAAGAAGAGAGATGCTGATGGGACTATTATTTTGAAACATTTTGTTTGTAGTAAGGAGGGGTTTAATGATGGAAGTCATTGTGAAGAAAATAGGCAAAGGCGTACCGTCTCACGGAGGTGTGGATGTAAAGCGAAAGTTGTCATGAAAATTATGAGCCAAAacagatattatgtttttaattttgttgaacTTCACAATCATCCGTTGGCTAGTGAAAGTGGTAGACAGTTTTTGAGAGCTAGTAGAGAGATGACAGTTAGTTTGCGAAATATTGTATTTGACGCTGCGAAAATAAACATTGGATGCAGCAAGACATTTAGCTTGGTCAAAGAGATGACAGGTGGCTATAGTAATGTTGGTGCAACATTACGTGATTTCAGGAATTTTGATAGGGATTTAAAAGAATTT GAGACATCTAAATCGTTTTATTTTGCTTATGAACTTGATGGTGATGGGCATTTGACTATGCTTTTCTGGGCTGATCCAACTAGTAGGAGGAACTTTGAAATATACGGTGATGCCGTGTCATTTGATGCCACGTTTGATACTAACAA gtataatatgatttttgctcCTTTCACTGGTGTTGACAAACATGATAGATGTGTCACCTTTGCTGCTTGTTTGTTATCGAAAGAAGATGTTGCTCATTATAACTGGGCTTTTAAACAATTTGTCAAGGCAATGGGACGCAATCTAGTTATCTTTATAACTGACCAGTGCCCTGCAATGAAG CTTGGCAATCGTTTGTGTAAGGAAACGGACTTTATGGAGAAAATGAAAACTTACATATGGTCGTCAAATTTGGAAATTGATGAGTTTGAAAGTGGATGGAAAGCA TTTCACAAGCAAGGTGATACCTTATGTGAGTTTTGGATACGTTTTGAGAGTGCAATGCATAGGGAGCGGAATAAAACAGAACGGTTAGACCACGAGTCTAACTCAAGCAAGCCAAATATGTTATCAAGATGGTTCATTGAAGATGATGCAACAGATCTATTGACACGTTCAATTTTTTACAAAGTTCAAGAAGAGATTTTGGCATCTTGCTTGGATATGCAGATTAAGAAAATGAGTGAAGAAGTTGATGGAGTAACTCAATTTGAAATAAAGGATGTCAAAGTTAAAGATAAACTTTTTAAG GTATCTGTTAGCAGATCACATGCCTTATGTTCATGCAAACAATTTGTTATGTGTGGAATTGTTTGTAGGCATGCTTTTTGTGGCTTGAAGCAAATTGGTGTCACAAAATTTCCAAGAAGTCTTGTGCTTAATCGTTGGATGAAAGTTGCAGAATGTGGCACTTCATTGGAATCTAATGTCGTGTATTCGgattattttaaaatggagcAGGTGTCATTGAAGTTGACAAACTTATGGTTTGATTTTCGTCAGATTCTTAACAAAGCTGGAATTGAAATGGATAAGCTTGACTATGTTCACAAAATCATTAAGCAGATAGGTAGTGATTTTGAAAAGTATGATGGAGATGCTGTTGATTTTACTAAGAAGGACCATATGGCAGCATGGTAG
- the LOC135147205 gene encoding uncharacterized protein LOC135147205: MARTRGGYIVQCRRSSRLRAHSLSKFTNTPDTPVDLESEDQANMNTNNIRDKTPLAKVYRRPDNKVIKGNKLVDQVEEDEHNCDNLVDEQDAEQNNDQQSDEDMQEAEEDSAQEDSAEDMEQEDSAQEEDNAQEDEEQDNVPNESEEENDDEQEEDETENQAQVNNAQPKIKITKYKRKKEAAFETHIPRKRIVGTLYPILKFMNKDVKKTEGAKHINKKKDEVKIRISPRYFSKMVGELVYKSWFCTLTGF; this comes from the exons ATGGCTAGAACTAGAGGAG GTTACATAGTTCAATGCAGAAGAAGTTCAAGACTTCGTGCACATAGTTTGTCAAAGTTTACAAACACTCCAGATACTCCTGTAGATTTAGAATCCGAAGATCAAGCAAACATGAATACCAACAACATACGAGATAAAACACCACTTGCAAAAGTCTATCGACGTCCAGATAACAAAGTCATAAAG GGAAATAAACTTGTTGATCAAGTAGAAGAGGATGAACATAATTGTGATAATCTGGTGGATGAACAAGATGCAGAGCAAAATAATGACCAACAAAGTGATGAAGATATGCAAGAAGCTGAAGAAGACAGTGCACAAGAAGATAGTGCAGAAGACATGGAGCAAGAAGATAGTGCACAAGAAGAAGATAATGCACAAGAAGATGAGGAACAAGACAATGTACCAAACGAAAGTGAGgaagaaaatgatgatgaaCAAGAAGAGGATGAAACAGAAAATCAAGCTCAAGTCAACAATGCACAACCAAagattaaaataacaaaatacaaaagGAAAAAG GAAGCTGCATTTGAAACTCATATACCAAGAAAAAGGATTGTTGGAACATTATATCCAATATTGAAGTTCATGAACAAAGATGTTaag AAAACAGAAGGGGCTAAacatataaataagaaaaaagacGAGGTCAAAATAAGGATATCTCCAAGGTATTTTAGTAAGATGGTAGGTGAACTGGTTTACAAGAGCTGGTTTTGCACTCTTACTGGATTTTGA